TTTCTTGTGATCACACAAGAAGGAAATCGAAGGCTGCATACAGAAAGAAAAACTGACGAATTAATGTTGACGAGAAACCATACGAATCTTTACCTACAAAGATGAGACTCTTATTCAAGAGATGGTGTGGTTTTTAGCAAATAGGAAACCAAGATGAACGAGATATTTGACGATTTATTATTCActctgtttcatttttttcatttctttttatttcacattGGCCAGtgttgttgacttgaaggcagGGTGGCGAAAAGGAGAGGCAATTGCCTCATTGAGCTTATTCCAGGGATGGGATTGAACAGAAAAATGATCAGGAGATACCAATTTTCATGTTATTAGCAGCGTGTCTAAAACCTATTGGTTAGCCTTAGACTGTgaccttttttattgttacGTAAAACCAAGGTTATTGGAATATGCTGGAGTCTTTATTTCTTCAGTCGTCTGGaaatttatgttttgaaaatttatttgatcttaCCAGTATGTCTCTGGCAATTTTTCCACTACACTCTATGTACagtaaataaatgaatattaTTATTACAACATACCATTACAATCACACAAATGATAAGATCTTTGACGCACACTTGTAACACGAAACAATATGCCAATTTCATATGAATTATTGTCGTTAATATGGCTTGGCCCTGTTTTACAAACATACCTGATCCCCAGATACATAGATGGAAAACGAATGTCCATTGTGATACATTTTGTGCTCATCAATCCAAGGCAAAGGCCGAGCgagaatgtaaaaaaatgaacacaTTACATAAATCGAGAAATCATCTAACATTAAaaacttcaaatattgcttgGAGTGGTTTTGCATCAGTGGCTCATTTTCCCGCCTTGGCTCGCTTCCAAGTACTCAACCTCAATTCCCAAATTTCGGTAAGCTGATTGTTCTGCACGTATGGAGTGAACTTTGCAAATACCTGAACCATGAGATGAGTTGGCCGTTCCTAAAGGCAAATGTCCAGGTACAAGTAACATCTTTTAGTGTCACTCTTACCGCCTCTCTTGGTTCATAAGCACAAACTCATGGGAAGCTCAGAGACACAAAAAAAGGTTCGACAATTTAAGGAGCAACCCCCTTGTCAGTCtcttttttcatgcttttAACTTAATCTGCTATGCAAAGTGCGTGTGTAATATGTCCAAAGCAAAAGAGAAATGCCACTTTAATGTTTGCATGACAAGGCTGAAGCGTCGGCTGAAAGGTCCTTCGAGACCACCAATCAAAGGAAGTGTGTGCTTTCAATCGTGCCGGTCCAACCATCGTCAGTCATCATTGACTTATTCACTCACGGGAGTGCTAAATCATGCTAAGGCACTCTCTCATTTAAATCCAGCTCATATCTCCCTTTGCGTACAGTCAATGGTTGCAAGTGCTCTTGATACCACCCATCTGTATTAGCCTATCTGCCAAGATTATTCTCCACTTGTGTGACTTCATTCTTTGTAGAAAGCAAATCTCGACCATGAGTGGATCTAGCAAGAGTATCCTCGTGTTCCTGGGCTCGACTCGGGATGGTCGGCAAGGTCTTCGTTTGGCCAGAATGTTCATGTCACATTTGAGTGAACACGGGCTGGTCCCAACATTGATTGGTATGATTTCTCGATTCAGGGTTGGAGGTTCTGGCTTACCATAATTTTGGTCTCTCTCGAATCCAGACCCATTAGAGATCAATGCCCCGCTTTTGACCAATCCGATTCATTTCATGCCGGATCAAAGTGCTGCTCCCGAATGGTTGAAGAAACTAGACCAGCAGATCAAGGAAGCAGTCGGATTTGTGTTTGTGTGCCCGGAATACAATGCCACTGTTGCTCCGGCCTTGACCAATCTCATTGATTACTTTCCACCTGCATCTTATCGGCACAAACCGGCCTCAATCGCCACCTATTCCATGGGTAAGAATAATACCCTACGTATACTAATATCTATGGGCCAGTGTCTGGTTATATTTATTTGCCATTGTAGGAACCATGGGCGGGTGCCGCGCTCGAGTGGCACTACTTCCAGTCCTTGGTGAAGTGGGAATGGTAAGCActaaaatatgaagaaaacaaatgcAAGCTATAACTTCGATTTACAATGTCTTTTGATTCCATAGTTTGCATTGCCAACAAGTCTCATGATTCCAACCATTCAGAATGCGGAGATTGCTGACGATGGCGCTACGACTAATGAGAGAGTCATCTCCAAAGTTACTCAGATTTGTAAGGAAATGGATTGGTATGTGGGAGCTCTACAATCTCAAAAGGCCGCCACAACAGGTTATCCAAATTAAGAGATAGATCTACTAGCATGAGAACCCAATGACGACACCAACCCAGCACAAAAACCAATAGGAACGGAGCAATGCTTGTATATTAACATGcacttttttggccaataaaatcatattttgtgaCATGGTTTGTGAGCGAATTTGGCTAGGAGAGGTTGGACAGCGGAGCATAATTAGATTGCATTTCTTGTAAACATAACAATATCATGAGGTTGTCATTTACGGATACTTCGATCCTTTTCTCTGAAGCAATCGTTGATCAAGAAATCCGTGATGGAATGGTACAGGTGTTCTCTGTAGTCGTTGATGGAATGATCTTGGTCGGTGTACGATTGTTGTCGAAACAAAATATCCTTATCCTCCAAGGCTTGACTGATCAACAAAGACTGTTGATAGTGAACATTATCGTCGTCAGTGCCATGAATTAAGTAAAATGACTTGTTCCTAAGGTTGTCCAACTTGCCAAACACGCGGCTTTCGTTGTAACCTTGGCGGTTCTCTTGGGGAAGGCCCATGTACCGTTCGGTGTAATAGGTGTCATAGAGAAGCCAATCCGCCACCGGTGCCACAGAGATCCCGCAATCGAACATGTTCTCGGTATCACTAGCTAATGTGGTCAAGGACAGGAACCCTCCATATGACCAGCCCCAGATGGCAGTTCGTTCAGCATCGATGTATTGGAGGTTATTTTGGAGGTATCTTGTGACATCTTGGATCGTGGTCACTTCCACCGTTCCAAACTGATGGTACATTGAGAACCTCCACTTATCACCTTGCCCGGCCGTACCCATTGGGTCAATGATCGTATATATGAATTCCTTACTACCAGCCAAGTAGGTCTGGTATTCAAATTGGTTGAAAGAAAGATCCACGTGTTGGCTACCGGGTCCGCCATAAATGTAAACCAGCATTGGATATTCACGCGTTGGATCAAATCCTGGGGGAAGGTACATCTTCACTTGAGCTTTCAGCTCTGAGCCGGAGATTGGCACTTCCATATGCTGAATGGTGGGCAACTCCACACCCTTCATGCGTCGTTCCACTTTATAATTATCGTCATAGACCATGAGCATTTCGTTGGTTGAAGTACGGTGAATGCAACTGTACGGTGTTCCCGGTCCACGACAATTCATGACAAAGTACGCGCCCTCGTTACTCATGGAAATCGAGAACTTCTCACAAGGACGTTTGTGAAGCTCGTCCGTGGTGTTAAAACTACATGACATGCATTGCGGATCGAGATCATTATTGCTCAAATTGGGACTCGGGAGGCGGTACATGTGCTCAGATCCAGGGAGATCCTCGGCTACAGCCATGAAATAGATGTATCCATCTTTGGACCATTTGGCGATGTCGGTCACATCGGCGTCTCTTTGAGTAAGAAAGGTTCTTTTTTGGTCGGAAACTAGCATCACTTGTCTATATCGATGCTTAGAAGACGGTTTGGACAAGATGGTGACGAAATCGGGAACAGGACTCTTTTCAGGGGTCCATAGTGGATCAAAATAGAGCGTGTACTTGAACTCGATCCAGCCCTCTTTCTCCTCATTAGCGAAGATCTCGATACAATCAGCTTCGCCCTCGGTTTGACACAGACTGACCACGGTGACGTTTTGAACACGGTTCATCCATTGAACGGCAAAGTGATGATCGTCCACGAACTTCACCCTTGAGAAATGAACCTCTTGGCCTTTCAGTGACTTTGGTGGCTTGATGAGTTTGGTATCACATGGTCCTTGATCGAAATTACACATCCACAGGGTAACAATGGGGTTTTTATTGCCAACCTTTGGGTAGGCCAAATCTTTGATTAATGGGTACTGTTCGACATGTTCAAGCGTGCCGTACGACTGAAGAAGATAAATTTCCACCTCAGTGTCGTCAAATGAACCCCAAACCAATTTCTTGCCGTCAGGCGCCCACCAAATCGCATTACTCTCCTCAAACACCTCTTCTTCAAAGACCCAATCTGGGATACCATTGAAAATCTTCCCGTCTTCGCCGTTCGTAGTCAGCTTGACATCCTGTCCCAAAGCGGTGGGACGGTAGTAGATGTTGTTTTCTCGGTCAACGTATACAATCCCATTCCCAGTGGGCGCAAAACTTGCTTGTCGAATCAGGAAAGGCCTTTTCCCGTTGTAATCAGCCGGCTCCAGTTTGTTTTGAGTAGTGGAGACGCGTCCATCTCTCAAGGGCATTATGATGAATTCTGCAATTGAGGATCGCCGGTAAACCCGACTCGGGTTGGTTTTGAGCAACAAGTACTTCCTATCAACAGACAAATAATAATCGTACACCCTGTAATGATTCATTAGCGAACTAGACATAAGCTTCTTGGAAGTCAAGGTCTCCACGTCAAAGATCTGAAGTCCATCATAGAAGTTCTCCAACATGAACTCTTTGTCA
This Tigriopus californicus strain San Diego chromosome 7, Tcal_SD_v2.1, whole genome shotgun sequence DNA region includes the following protein-coding sequences:
- the LOC131883450 gene encoding uncharacterized protein LOC131883450 isoform X1, whose protein sequence is MSRKQISTMSGSSKSILVFLGSTRDGRQGLRLARMFMSHLSEHGLVPTLIDPLEINAPLLTNPIHFMPDQSAAPEWLKKLDQQIKEAVGFVFVCPEYNATVAPALTNLIDYFPPASYRHKPASIATYSMGTMGGCRARVALLPVLGEVGMFALPTSLMIPTIQNAEIADDGATTNERVISKVTQICKEMDWYVGALQSQKAATTGYPN
- the LOC131883450 gene encoding uncharacterized protein LOC131883450 isoform X2; amino-acid sequence: MSGSSKSILVFLGSTRDGRQGLRLARMFMSHLSEHGLVPTLIDPLEINAPLLTNPIHFMPDQSAAPEWLKKLDQQIKEAVGFVFVCPEYNATVAPALTNLIDYFPPASYRHKPASIATYSMGTMGGCRARVALLPVLGEVGMFALPTSLMIPTIQNAEIADDGATTNERVISKVTQICKEMDWYVGALQSQKAATTGYPN
- the LOC131883448 gene encoding prolyl endopeptidase FAP-like; the protein is MAFFSRARGLFSYGDLNGSVSEIRGVNSGSSVHIDEPGMLSANDKYRKRKRRTLIGVALLALVVILIIALSSRQKEMVSSALKRLPKSFSSASGTSRHPSEIKSENRVKYQDFIQSRFVPTNYPDFNATWISDKEFMLENFYDGLQIFDVETLTSKKLMSSSLMNHYRVYDYYLSVDRKYLLLKTNPSRVYRRSSIAEFIIMPLRDGRVSTTQNKLEPADYNGKRPFLIRQASFAPTGNGIVYVDRENNIYYRPTALGQDVKLTTNGEDGKIFNGIPDWVFEEEVFEESNAIWWAPDGKKLVWGSFDDTEVEIYLLQSYGTLEHVEQYPLIKDLAYPKVGNKNPIVTLWMCNFDQGPCDTKLIKPPKSLKGQEVHFSRVKFVDDHHFAVQWMNRVQNVTVVSLCQTEGEADCIEIFANEEKEGWIEFKYTLYFDPLWTPEKSPVPDFVTILSKPSSKHRYRQVMLVSDQKRTFLTQRDADVTDIAKWSKDGYIYFMAVAEDLPGSEHMYRLPSPNLSNNDLDPQCMSCSFNTTDELHKRPCEKFSISMSNEGAYFVMNCRGPGTPYSCIHRTSTNEMLMVYDDNYKVERRMKGVELPTIQHMEVPISGSELKAQVKMYLPPGFDPTREYPMLVYIYGGPGSQHVDLSFNQFEYQTYLAGSKEFIYTIIDPMGTAGQGDKWRFSMYHQFGTVEVTTIQDVTRYLQNNLQYIDAERTAIWGWSYGGFLSLTTLASDTENMFDCGISVAPVADWLLYDTYYTERYMGLPQENRQGYNESRVFGKLDNLRNKSFYLIHGTDDDNVHYQQSLLISQALEDKDILFRQQSYTDQDHSINDYREHLYHSITDFLINDCFREKDRSIRK